The following proteins come from a genomic window of Ornithinimicrobium cryptoxanthini:
- a CDS encoding LuxR C-terminal-related transcriptional regulator: MPWRRTLHAREDLLRTARRLLAQDSTRVLTLTGLPGVGRTSLARALVAGGAPQQLPVPFIDARRATEPGALARTVLDAAAVFDLIVVDDADLAPSAAAELTRVFDTQPDARLVVTAGAPLRLPGEAVVRVPPLPEPDLSDDPETYAVQPAVRLFLDSAERSGATLTPDRETLQDVAAICTALGGLPQAIVLAAARTPTLTPATLRSLLADAPPSTVIAHQSAAHGHDLFTAIAWSESLLDGSARELLADLAVFASAVPLEAIVEVIAQDDLVNPLAVLVDSHLAQPVHYDTGSVYRLSPLVREHAATLLSRRPERAAELRARHTHWALGVAHESGKLTVSGMTTDALWLAAELEPEIMAALQRSVDNGDVEAAAQLLLGIVPCWFSQAVTESEKGWIDRVLALVEEHETDQELLAMLLAWRGLVGVELATEAAGVAAALPDLQQARDLAEPIGGQLLTRVLMLSVLAGRVMGDRSALEPLCRRGLEVAGQLGDVAAMTSFEAWAGMLAHQRGDIDEALRCARAAFERAQRLGNPRVMLLPAALLRTLPSGTPIGDDVPSFAELLDSARRVQDNRSLAWILPSATMSALVDGDLDTAATLAVEALRRARASGNPRRYLVPTLTTTLLAHERGDDHVSARLQGALSPFRQVLAPALPPWVVRDYGDSIFGPQPDLALPPTAEEALALLQVAGEDALSYARSLAAAPAIRLVAPLEDTTGLLPRPEELTDREREVLGNLPSGASNKELSVQLGISAKTVMHHTSSIYRKLGVRGRSEAISWVLRHQDELGQGDEHARGNRA; this comes from the coding sequence ATGCCGTGGCGCAGAACGCTCCACGCGCGGGAGGATCTGCTCAGGACGGCGCGGCGGCTGCTGGCCCAGGACAGCACGCGCGTCCTGACGCTGACCGGCCTGCCGGGCGTGGGCAGGACCAGCCTGGCCCGGGCGCTCGTCGCCGGTGGTGCGCCTCAACAGCTGCCCGTGCCCTTCATCGACGCCCGTCGCGCGACCGAGCCCGGCGCCCTCGCCCGAACCGTGCTGGACGCCGCAGCGGTCTTCGACCTCATCGTCGTCGACGACGCCGACCTCGCCCCGAGTGCGGCAGCTGAGCTGACGCGGGTCTTCGACACACAGCCTGACGCGCGACTGGTGGTGACGGCCGGAGCCCCCCTCCGCCTGCCCGGTGAGGCAGTGGTCCGAGTGCCGCCGCTGCCCGAGCCCGACCTGTCTGACGACCCCGAGACGTATGCCGTGCAGCCGGCGGTCCGGCTCTTCCTCGACTCCGCCGAGCGCAGCGGAGCCACCCTCACCCCTGACCGGGAGACGCTGCAGGACGTCGCCGCCATCTGCACCGCGCTGGGCGGGCTGCCCCAGGCCATCGTCCTCGCAGCCGCGCGCACCCCCACTCTGACCCCGGCGACCTTGCGGTCCCTGCTGGCTGACGCTCCGCCGTCGACCGTCATCGCTCACCAGTCCGCCGCTCATGGGCATGACCTCTTCACCGCGATCGCCTGGAGCGAGTCCCTGCTGGACGGGAGTGCTCGGGAGCTGCTGGCCGACCTGGCCGTCTTCGCCTCCGCTGTGCCGCTCGAGGCGATCGTGGAGGTCATCGCCCAGGACGACCTGGTCAACCCACTGGCGGTGCTGGTGGACTCGCACCTCGCGCAACCGGTCCACTACGACACCGGCAGTGTCTATCGCCTGTCCCCGCTGGTGCGTGAGCACGCCGCCACACTGTTGTCGCGCAGGCCGGAGCGTGCCGCCGAACTGCGCGCACGGCATACGCACTGGGCGTTGGGGGTCGCCCACGAGTCCGGCAAGCTGACCGTCTCTGGCATGACGACCGATGCCCTGTGGCTCGCCGCAGAGCTGGAGCCGGAGATCATGGCCGCTCTGCAGCGCTCGGTCGACAATGGCGATGTCGAGGCGGCTGCCCAGCTGCTGCTGGGCATCGTGCCGTGCTGGTTCAGCCAGGCCGTGACTGAGTCCGAGAAGGGCTGGATCGACCGGGTCCTGGCCCTCGTCGAGGAGCACGAGACTGACCAGGAGCTGCTGGCGATGCTGCTGGCCTGGCGAGGCCTGGTCGGTGTCGAGCTGGCGACAGAAGCTGCGGGGGTGGCCGCTGCCCTGCCGGACCTGCAGCAGGCCCGGGACCTGGCGGAGCCGATCGGCGGACAGCTGCTGACCCGGGTGCTGATGCTGTCGGTGCTGGCGGGGCGGGTGATGGGTGACCGGAGCGCCCTGGAGCCGCTGTGTCGGCGAGGCCTTGAGGTGGCCGGGCAGCTGGGCGACGTCGCTGCCATGACGTCCTTCGAGGCCTGGGCGGGCATGTTGGCGCACCAGCGCGGCGACATCGACGAGGCACTGCGCTGCGCCCGCGCCGCCTTTGAGCGGGCGCAGCGCCTCGGCAACCCGAGGGTCATGCTGCTGCCGGCGGCCCTACTGCGGACCCTGCCGTCAGGCACACCGATCGGCGACGACGTGCCCAGCTTTGCGGAGCTGCTGGACTCTGCCCGGCGGGTCCAGGACAACCGCTCCCTGGCCTGGATCCTGCCGAGCGCGACGATGTCGGCGCTCGTGGACGGTGACCTCGACACCGCGGCGACCCTGGCTGTGGAGGCGCTGCGGCGTGCGCGCGCCTCGGGCAACCCACGTCGCTATCTCGTGCCGACCCTGACCACGACCCTGTTGGCGCACGAACGCGGAGACGACCATGTCTCCGCGCGGCTGCAGGGAGCCCTGAGCCCGTTCCGGCAGGTGCTGGCGCCGGCCCTTCCCCCGTGGGTGGTCCGGGACTATGGCGACAGCATCTTTGGGCCGCAGCCCGACCTCGCGCTGCCGCCGACCGCCGAGGAAGCGTTGGCCCTGCTGCAGGTGGCAGGCGAGGACGCCCTGAGCTACGCACGGTCCCTGGCCGCAGCGCCCGCGATCCGGCTGGTCGCGCCGCTGGAGGACACCACCGGCCTGCTCCCGCGCCCCGAGGAGCTCACCGACCGCGAGCGTGAGGTGCTCGGCAACCTGCCCTCGGGTGCCTCCAACAAGGAGCTGTCGGTCCAGCTGGGCATCAGCGCCAAGACCGTCATGCACCACACCTCGAGCATCTATCGCAAGCTCGGCGTCCGCGGCCGGTCCGAGGCGATCTCCTGGGTGCTGCGGCACCAGGACGAGCTGGGTCAAGGCGACGAGCACGCGAGGGGCAACCGAGCCTGA
- a CDS encoding LysR family transcriptional regulator, translating to METRDLRWFQQVADGITLTELSEVEGTTQPGVSRALARLEQEVGTALLHRSGRTLRMTHAGAAFKRHVDTLLHELDDGLAAVHQLVDPETGTVTLAFHSSLGTWLVPDLVSSFRADHPEVRFLLSPQAEAADTSVGARSGIDLELSTMRPHPGAARWARLAVEPLLLAVPAGHPLTDHDEPLDLTDAADEPFVLFRPGSALRERTDELASRAGFTPQPAFACEDLATARAFVAAGLGVCILPPGPTSRTDASPAQLRYLRLADRLAVREIGLAWSDERQMLPAARLFHQHVLERASQNYYTNSRAW from the coding sequence ATGGAGACGAGAGATCTGCGGTGGTTCCAGCAGGTGGCCGACGGCATCACCCTGACCGAGCTGAGCGAGGTGGAGGGCACCACCCAGCCGGGGGTTTCCCGGGCGCTGGCGCGGCTGGAGCAGGAGGTCGGCACCGCCCTGCTGCACCGCTCCGGCCGCACCCTGCGTATGACGCATGCCGGGGCCGCCTTCAAACGTCACGTGGACACGCTGCTCCACGAACTGGACGACGGCCTGGCCGCCGTGCACCAGCTGGTCGACCCCGAGACCGGCACGGTGACGCTGGCCTTCCACTCCTCGCTCGGCACCTGGCTGGTGCCGGATCTGGTCAGCAGCTTCCGCGCCGACCACCCGGAGGTGCGCTTCCTGCTGAGTCCGCAGGCGGAGGCGGCGGACACCAGCGTCGGGGCCAGGAGCGGCATCGACCTCGAGCTGTCCACCATGCGACCGCACCCCGGGGCGGCCCGCTGGGCGCGGTTGGCGGTCGAGCCCCTGCTCCTGGCCGTGCCCGCCGGACACCCGCTCACCGACCACGACGAACCGCTCGACCTGACGGACGCAGCGGACGAGCCGTTCGTGCTGTTCCGGCCGGGCTCGGCGCTGCGTGAGCGGACCGACGAGCTAGCCAGCCGCGCCGGCTTCACGCCGCAGCCGGCGTTCGCGTGCGAGGACCTCGCCACCGCGCGGGCGTTTGTCGCCGCCGGGCTCGGCGTCTGCATCCTCCCGCCGGGGCCGACCTCCAGGACCGACGCCTCCCCCGCCCAGCTCCGCTACCTCCGGCTCGCCGACCGCCTCGCCGTCCGCGAGATCGGGCTCGCCTGGTCCGACGAGCGCCAGATGCTGCCCGCCGCGCGACTCTTCCACCAGCACGTGCTCGAGCGCGCCTCGCAGAACTACTACACAAACTCCAGGGCCTGGTGA
- a CDS encoding ANTAR domain-containing protein, with translation MRSVVSYRLFTTSDTLGALNLFSRTPHAFATEDIDNGLALAAHVAVAVAEEQNDQRLHVALASRTVIGQAQGILMERFDLSAKDAFQVLIRFSTHQNIKLHRVASQLVATRKIPSSSDTKGSDHEQQSS, from the coding sequence GTGCGCAGCGTCGTGAGCTACCGACTGTTCACCACCAGCGACACGTTGGGCGCACTCAACTTGTTCTCACGCACCCCCCACGCCTTCGCCACTGAGGACATCGACAACGGACTAGCCCTCGCCGCACACGTTGCCGTCGCGGTCGCTGAGGAGCAGAACGACCAGCGACTCCACGTCGCGCTGGCGAGTCGGACCGTGATCGGGCAAGCGCAGGGCATCCTCATGGAGCGCTTCGACCTGTCCGCCAAGGACGCGTTCCAGGTCCTCATCCGGTTCTCCACCCACCAGAACATCAAACTGCACCGCGTCGCCAGCCAACTAGTCGCCACCCGCAAGATCCCCTCCAGCTCAGACACCAAGGGAAGCGATCACGAGCAGCAATCCTCGTGA
- a CDS encoding DMT family transporter, producing the protein MTARTEPVPAPSGFGLLVVAGLLWGTGGVSGAALAESSGLSAPAVATFRLALGGGLLVLVLLARRRWLPRDRHALRRIAVTGVLVALFQATYFGGVALASVSIATLVTIGSAPMIVVLVQSLRRRRMPTVTQVRPLALGVAGLGLLVGGPAAPGTDPGEALLGILLALCAGASFAFLSMVAGRPHRGTDAPMVTGYGFLFGGLLLAACTVPFAPLTFEPTARNLALVAFFAIFPTALAWTLYFGGLAHAGPAVATVVALLEPLTATVLAVLLLGEAVTVTLVSGGTLLLLSVVDARPRPVRGIRGARAQPENRFSR; encoded by the coding sequence GTGACCGCCCGGACCGAGCCTGTCCCTGCCCCCAGCGGTTTCGGGCTGCTCGTGGTCGCCGGCCTGCTCTGGGGCACCGGCGGCGTCAGCGGTGCGGCGCTGGCGGAGAGCTCGGGACTGAGCGCACCGGCGGTTGCCACCTTCCGCCTCGCCCTGGGCGGTGGGCTCCTGGTCCTCGTCCTGCTCGCCCGGCGCCGGTGGCTGCCCCGCGACCGTCACGCGCTGCGCCGCATCGCCGTGACCGGGGTGCTTGTGGCACTCTTCCAGGCGACCTACTTCGGGGGCGTGGCCCTGGCCTCGGTCAGCATCGCCACGCTGGTCACGATCGGGTCGGCCCCGATGATCGTCGTCCTCGTGCAGTCCCTGCGACGACGCCGTATGCCGACAGTCACCCAGGTGCGCCCGCTCGCCCTGGGGGTGGCCGGGTTGGGGCTGCTGGTCGGTGGCCCGGCCGCCCCCGGGACAGATCCCGGGGAGGCGCTGCTCGGCATACTGCTGGCACTGTGCGCAGGGGCGTCCTTCGCGTTCCTGTCGATGGTCGCGGGCCGCCCGCACCGGGGCACGGACGCGCCGATGGTGACCGGCTACGGGTTCCTGTTCGGTGGGTTGCTGCTGGCCGCGTGCACCGTGCCGTTCGCGCCGTTGACCTTTGAGCCAACCGCCCGCAACCTAGCCCTGGTGGCGTTCTTCGCGATCTTCCCGACCGCGCTGGCCTGGACGCTCTATTTCGGCGGCCTGGCGCACGCCGGTCCAGCCGTGGCGACCGTGGTGGCGCTGCTCGAGCCGCTGACCGCGACGGTGCTGGCCGTGCTGCTGCTGGGCGAGGCGGTCACCGTCACGCTGGTGAGCGGCGGCACGCTGCTCCTCCTCTCGGTGGTCGACGCGCGGCCGAGGCCGGTGCGCGGGATCCGAGGTGCTCGCGCTCAGCCAGAGAACCGCTTCTCGCGATAG